A region of the Drosophila ananassae strain 14024-0371.13 chromosome XL, ASM1763931v2, whole genome shotgun sequence genome:
TTCGAAACACCCCCGGGTGCATAGCTTACTCCTATTGGCAGAAAATCACTGGGGCGAACAGCGGATCGGGCTCCGGGAATGGAACAGAAGCTGTGCCCGCAGGATCCGCTCCAGGAGGAGCTTCCCAAGCTGGCACAAATgcagctgctgcggctgctgctgccttgCCTGCTGCAGCTGCCGCCCCCGCTGCCACCCGCACGCTAAGGCCCCTTCCCCTTGACATCCCCGTGCCTCTTGAAAGACCCATTCTTTAGCTTGAGGCTCTCCAGTGACGTTTAGCCCTGCACTTTGGTATGCCAGTCGACTAAATATATTATCCTGATCATTGCAAAAAGGCTGCGAGTCTCTTTATTCCCTCATTCCCCCAATCAGTTCTTCAATTAGAAAGGAATTCCTTCAGTGCCCCCAGAAATGCTCCGCTCCGAAACCCGTGGTCGATTAGAATTTAATCACTCATCTCCACACACCTTGGCTCCTAAAGGTCGCTAAAAACGCGATTAATTCCGTATTTATCAGCGAATGCAATCGGTTATGAACTCATAAGTGCGGCAGAGGGCGACCTTTGGAGTCCTCCTCCGGGTCGCCCGGCGTATTTAGTGAACATAGTTACAGATCGTTATCCAATTAGTCAGAAGCCCGTGTAATAAATTGCCCGAATTAAGGTGCGGAATTTTAATTACATAATTTACGCGTGTGCGTTGCGTGGCCATCGAAGATCCGAGGGATGGTTCCAAAGTGTGGCCACCTAATCGGGATTATAGCCCGGCCATATAGGCCTAGGCCATGTAGTGTAAGGCGGGAAgccaaaccaaaaacaaacaaagcgCAGTCGAAAGTGCGTTTGATAGCTCATCTTAATAGAAAAGTACACGCAATTTGGTGCGGCGGGCGGGTCATTAGAAAAATGACagtaataacaataattatgAATTTTATCCGATTAACGAGAAGAGTCGGGTTCGGTCCTCCCGTCCGAGTGGGGCATGGTCCCCATATTCAAATATCTAGTGCAATGCGTGCCATTGAACAATTAATTCTTATCTAGTTGGGCTGATGCAACAGTCCCTCCGACTTCTGACTTCTGACCGGAGACCTCAGCGGCATTTCTCACATGTCATCGTGGCCAGACTGGGAGAAACGTTGGAGCCACTTCCGATGGCTCCGGGCCATGTCAGAGCGCGGGGTGGTCCGTGTTTCAGGAGgcgtttctctcagtgcaccGCCGGCGGAGGGACAATTGCGTGTCAAATGCGCTCAATTTTGTTATGACAATGCGATGTAATTAGAGGCCACGCATAGGCCGATGACGATGCCGGAGAACATAATATATGGGTCCTGCTCCCAGCACTGCCCCGTGGCAGCGTTTTCATTTACATTTCCAGTTCGAGTTCCTAATCGCCGCACAGCTCTGGCTTTTCTCATTTTGGGTGTGTCGCGCACTTGATAAATATTGTAAATGGCCTGGccctggaactggaactggcgCTGGCACTGGCACCATCACAGGACTTGGCCCTCCGATGATGACCGAAGTGTGAATGACAGTGGCTCGAAAATGGGAAGGGGGGAGCgggagttggagttggagttggagttgAGGGAGTGGGGAGCCATTTGCATGAGCCGGGCTGGGAGTGTTCCAAAGTAATTCCTGCACTTTCGGGCGAGTGGGTATTAGCGGAAGTGTCCTGGGTTGGTTGGCAATTAATGAGCAAGTCTGTTACAATTTTTCAGTTCCTTAGCTCAAAAATTGGCCGGCTAGCGAGGgatttcatttttgaaatactttGGAAATTCGGCACCCAGGCGCCCCTTCACAGCCGCCTAGGTGCCTGAGTGGGTGGGGCGTAGGTGGGGGCTACTAATTAAAACCACTTTACAAATGCTTTCTCAACTGTAAAGTTGGCTATAAACAACGGCACGCAGACAGAGACACATGCAGCttgaaacaaaattaaaaggcAAATAATTTGCATGGCTTTTGCCGAGCAGCCGTGGCTgttaaaaaatagatatacGAACGAGTGCCTGTACGGTTGTACGTACGGGCCTCTGCATACATCACACATGCATATGGAACGCGGTGCATATAGAAAACACACTTAGCCCGACAAACGGGCAAACGGGCAAAAGAAAACAGAAATTCCAACATAATTCCAAATAATATTACAACACCTGCGAACCGTTTCGAGTGGCCAAAGCCGAGGGGGGCTCCTTCACATATTACACATTACATATCACACATTACACACTACGTATTCCAGAGTACATATGTGCGCGGAGAAGGGCTTTTCTTGAAAAATCGCTCCACtggaattaattaatttgccGTTGACGCTGCAGGGAGAAATATAAAAAGGCGTCCCATACACATAAAAATAACTCAGTTAATtacaaacaaaatataaatttaaacagGGTCCTGGCTAATTCGCTTTTAAATGCTTCGAAAGCCCAATGATTCCCTTCCCATTGGCAAGTAGTTTCCATCCGTTGCAAGATGGTGATATTATTTTACAACATTTTCGAAAACGTTTTCGTCGAAAGTTTTCATCAAAGTCCCAAGCACCGAGTTCTGAGTATCCGTTCGGAGCTCAAAATGCACCGGAACATGTGCAGAAATTCATAGTTAAGGCGCAAACGCATATAATTTTTGATTCTGATTCGCCCCGCCGGGTGTGTGCGGGGGCGTGTGTCTCCAGGTGTGTAGTGGCACTTGCTGCTCATTTCATGCTTCGATTGCCGCTGGAGTGCCGAGGTTTTTCCACAGCCGAGGCTCAGATCTGCAGCTCCAGCATTGGATTTCCCAGCCGCGGCTGGTCGTGAGCTAGTCGCGTTTTCCTCACAACCAAAGCGAGAATTTCGCAATTTAAAACATCCATTGGGAAGGCTAGTTTTCGATTTCAGCAAAATCAAAGCCATTAAGTGCCAAAGGTAGGCAGACCCCTCGGTTTTAGGTCA
Encoded here:
- the LOC26514737 gene encoding uncharacterized protein LOC26514737 translates to MKTSLACLGIFVVVLCSLKTTLASPIDDLCSSGIFRNTPGCIAYSYWQKITGANSGSGSGNGTEAVPAGSAPGGASQAGTNAAAAAAAALPAAAAAPAATRTLRPLPLDIPVPLERPIL